The DNA window TCCTGCTGGTGGTGCAATACAACAGTATTTCAAATATGGAAATATTATCACTCAAATCTATGTATATCTATGTTCACCACTGCTGTATGCTAGCTGCATGTAAATTGCCAGTGCCTATATATATTCCAGCGTGGCATACTCCCCGTACAGGTTTATGTTACTCACCTACACTGACTGTAATTCTCCTCCACAAAGGCTTTCAGAATTGAATCTTTCTCCTCACGATCCTTGAATTCAACTCTCCTCCCGTGACCTGCAGATCAATGTTGGAGTTCGAACCAGTACGACATTAGAGTAGACAGTGCAAAATCTAGTTGAACAAAGAGACTCTAATTTACGAGATTAGAGTATAAAAAAGCTATCGACTTGAAGGCACACTTAAAATGCAACCAATAGTCCACAAGCAAGCATCCACTGCTTAGGTTAGTCGATCATCAATGTCATACATAAATGTTGAGAGTAAATCTTCATTAGAGATAAACAGAAAAGAGTACACTTTAATCATGAACAGAAACCATTCATGAGGTCAGTCTGTATATTCTTAGCATGTTTCTCAGGTTTCGAAGCAACAGCATAAACCACCAGGGAAGAGTCATTGAAACATTAGCTGGCTACGAAGTGTGAGAATATGATACTTGGAACTATTCCAAATTGGCAAAATGCGAGAAGGCTTTTGCATCAAAATtggtaaaaatgaaaagaaaacaaaaccctaCCTGGTATGATCCAGTTGAAGTCTATTTCTAGCAGCTTGAGGACGCTATCTATTTGCATTGGAACtgccaaaataatattataagtcCACACAAATTAAACCATGGAAACGATGCATGATAACAAAAGGTGATTTTTCAGATAGAACCTATTATAAACTTATTGAGTTCAAAGAATGATCTCCTTGGCCGCAATAGAGTCCTCGTGAATATTTATACTTCTGAAAAAAAACTGTACTCTTCTCCAGTGACAAAGTTCTTTCCAAAATATTGATTCCACTCAGGGCACTATTACAATACTTCagtatcattattttgcacttcagcgggggttttttttaaatgggcgaaataaaataacatagcaGCAATATCagtttttccatctcatttGGATTATTGAATTTAACTACCTGAACATTTATTGTATCTCTCGCAAATGCTCAGCCCTGTTTCTGTCATCAGTAGATGGTCTCCGGTGAACAATATCTTCAGTGGCTTGTAGAATAAGCAGACTGATCCCTGAACCAACCATGAGATAGTCATTGTCATTGATGTCAGTGAGTAACATGCTAAAAGGGCTGCTAGGTGAGCAAGAAGTAATTGCTACAGAGGTACAACCTATTTTTCAgagaattgtttttcaaaaaaaaaaagaaaaaaactgactATAagatatcaacaagactatgaGGGAGCAGCAAGCAAGATGAGGAAAAAATATTCGaggaaaaaagaagggaaaggggAATGATGTacattttgctttcttttcatTAAGGAAAGGAAGAAGGATAATAAAACTTTTTAGCCAGAAGGAAAAGAAGtgatctcttttctttccttccactGCTTCTCATTTTTTAGAGAAGGTTCTAATAGATTCAGGGGAAAAACAATCTTTCTGCATACTctttctccccccccccccccaacaaaCCTTTAACCAAGCAGggtatgaattaaaaaaaaaaaaaaaacaataagcatGAGATCCAGCAACTCACTTCTGTGTGGCCAGGAGTATGTATGAGCTGGACGTCCCTTCCAAGATTCCATGGACCAGAACCCTGTAGCTTTGTTTCAACATCAGCAGTAGAGTTGTCAACCTGAAAGATAAATATGCATGGCTGCCTGTAAGCTTTAAAGTCACCTTAATCTTCATAGCGTTAAGTCACAACTTTCTTGAGAATGATCCTTAGTGCCTCAGTGGCTATGTTAAGCTACCATTTTGTCATGTATAAACCTGACATGCAAACTATTGAATTCCTCCTTGGCTGATGGTTAGTGAAAGAGAGAACAGATGCAGTGAGATATTTTAAGATTGCTAGCATTGTTCAACCAACAGACTGTTTGAGCATGAGTTGAATTAATTTCCAAATCAGCCATGTCAGATATGGCAGGGAGACACTACCTCAAAGATTCCGAAGGTACCTTGTAAGGATACTTATGACAAGCCATGCGTTATTCATCCACTCAAAAAGAGGtactatataaataattgcGATTCCTTATGGATAATTATACTGTAGCAAGATGTAGGAAATGACAACgaacacataaataaaaggcgCATCAGAAAGAGGAGCAAAAAAGTAATGAGGTACATCTCCTGAGTGCAGAATTCTGTCACAGCTTAACCTCTCTGACCACTTCCTATGATCTGCAACATCATCCCTGATCAACAAAACATAATTCAGTATAGTTTGCAACAGCTCTGGAAAAAATGATGCAATGAGTTTATTTCATCGTACTCATGGGTAAGAAACATGTAACGTGCTCCACCCAGCATCTCAATGTCACGAGCCAGTCTCTCTGTATATCTAGGACTGCATaacaatgtaaaataaaatatgtcaGACAAATCTCATATATTAGACTGAACATGGTGGTTCAGGGACCTTAAGGTGTCTCAAAGTGTAGAGAGCACTGTGCACCGATGTATAATGTTACCTGTCTATAATTATATTTCCTTCAGGATGGACAATCAAGAAGGAAGCTGCTCCATAAGATTTCTCTGAATGATATCCACAGTGGTACACACCCTGAAAGCATTACACAGCCTTTTAAGATAAAGCAGAGAGTTTTTTGGAAGCCTTTGAAGATAAAGCACAGAGTTTTTTGGAATTGGAGAAGCAAGCAAGAAAGGATGCATTAACAGGTTTGAATGTCAGCCAAGCAGAATTTAAAAATCATGGCATTGAGTGAATGATGTCTGAGCATGATCTGCTTGTATGAACTGTAATCAAAGTGCTGCAACAGGGACACAGAAGAAACAGGAATGTAGACAGATAATCACAATTCCTTAATTCTTTCCCAGACTTACTTGGGTTGACTCCTGGCCTCATACCTTAGGCTTACGAGGAAATACACTATATAGTAATATTATACTGCTAGTCCAGCTGCAATTGCAGTGTATTCTACAAACAGAGATCATCTCGTTGATGATCAATTTTGTCACCAGTTTGCAACAGTATATGAGGATAATTACTTTCAGCAATCACGCATTTTCACCAGGTTATTTCCAAGacgaagaaaagaaatgaaaacaggTTTTGCTTGTATGCATATATGGATCAATACAATGAAAATCATTATGATATGCAACTTGATTGGAACGATTGGTACAGAGACTAGTACATGGTGCTTTTCATTATAGAACCAGGACCTGACAGGGATGCTTAGCTGACATTTTTGAATTATCATGTAATAGTACATGTACAAAATATGAATGCGGAAGAAAAGCTACCGGAATTCTCTGCTGATCAATTGGTGTTGGGAATGTTTTCTGAGCTTGAAGAATATCTGAAGCAGGTTTCTCAGTATGGATTGAACTTGTTGGACAAGAGAGTAAGGCCTGAAGATGTAAGCATTTTAAGGTCAACAGTTAGGCTGATACAATTGAAACacattatgtttcaaaaacacATTCATACTACACACAAAAATTGGGGGCAGAatattagaggaaaaaaaaaggaacaaacttGACAAGGTAAGTAAACTGCTGGCTTAAAAATGCACCAGAAAATCCAGAAAATAAATAGAAGTCATCTTCAAATGCATCCAACTTATGCAGATAAACATATCTTACTCTTCGCATTCTCCatgtagattttaattgaccgtATAATTGATGTGGATGAAAACATGGTCCGAAAAGTTGACAACTTCTACTCCAGATCATTAAAAACGATAAAACCATTTTCACTTTGAAGTCTTAATGCCCCCCTGTCCAGACTCTCCTACAAGAAGAATCCAATTTTGTAAGCTTTTGCATTTCTCCCTTCTTGACCAAGAGAGTGCCCCAGCCACACTCCAGTGGACATCCAAAGGCGGCCAATCCATATGCACCCACTAACTTTTTATAACTCTCCTAGAAGAGAACTCTCAAAGATCATAAAATAGTTCCTTGAACAATCAAGGCAGAGAATTGCTTCCCAAGCTAGTCAGCTATGGATGGGGGAGGGGAGGGGTGTCAGTTTCCAACACCTTACAAACTAAATCagattggaggttcaattctttGGAAGACTATTTTTCTACTCTGCTTAGCTAGTCAGCTATGGATGGGGGAGGGGAGGGGTGTCAGTTTCCAACACCTTACAAACTAAATCagattggaggttcaattctttGGAAGACTATTTTTCTACTCTGCTTAGCACTGTAAATGTTTCCTACTTATttgctatatatatagattCAGAGGCAAAAATGACCTACAGGAGTTAGctaaaacagaaacaaaagaatcaaatTGTAAAAGCACCTGAAGAGCTTTGAGGCGTTCCTCCCCAGAAGTAGGCTGCTTAAAAACTGCAGACATCTCACCAATTCGTGTGAAAACTTGCTGCTTgtacgataaaaaaaaattatatatattaacacaaCACCTTGCTATCAAAATCTTCAACGCGTTGAGACATCAATTTCATTTCGTTGAGACGCATGGGTGAAGTTCATTGATACATTAGATTGAATGGAACATGTAAAGCCATCCTGATTAATATTAATCCAGTAAAACAAAGGTACTAAAAATCTAAAGACTGGAGTTGGACTAGAAAAGAAAACCCAATTAGAGAGATTACCGGAGCCATCCAACGGCAGGTATCACAATCTATGCATGTGTGATCtgcaaaacaaagaagaaagtaaataaaCTATATTGCCTCAAGACTTATAGTGTAAAAAGAAAGCCAGCATCAAACACTGAGTTGATCTGAAAATGTttatttactataaaaaaaagaaacgagAGGGGGAGAAACTGCTGTTAAATTACCTACAAAGAAGTCTCCTTCTATATTCTGGGGCCGTCTCGTTCGTCTGGCCTGATATCGAGTGGGAGTAGGACCTGCAGCTGCCGCTTCCTCTTGGATTTGGATTGCTCTAATCACAGAAACTTTACCACGCTTTGAATTTGCGTTCAACCTCCTTTGACCACTGAATGGCGAAGAAGGTAGCCCCACCTCTGGGAAGCTCAAATCTGCAGTAATCTTCACAGCCATTTCCACTCTTCTTTGCTTGTTAAGAACGAAAGTCGAACGAAAAGAGGAATGGATAAGATAATGTCAAAGCCAAACAAACTCAATCGGTCAATGAAAGCTTCTTTCTGTATGCATCCATCTACAGCAGTTAGAGAGTGTtatcagtatatatatatatatatatatatatatatatatatatatatatatgcgcgcgCGCATGTGTTTGGCATTATGGCATCATTTGCCCTCGCACACTCACTATCATCAAAAATAATCTCGAGCCAGAGTAGACTAACAGcgtggcagtgtggtagcggttattttttaaataactttttgtatcgaaatacatgccaatgatgttttttcatttttttaaaattatttttgacatcggcacatcaaaacgatccaaaaaatacaaaccgaactcaattttaacaaaaaaaaaaattcaaatttgcacCAAACACAGGTGCAAACACAGAGACAAACAGTCTCTATGAGAGTGTTTGTCTACGTTATTGTATTGTGTTTTGCTTAAAATACAGATGTAAtaatatttggtaaaaaaaaaatataaattattatttatggatCCCACCAAGTTTCAAGTTTGGAACgctgaaaaataaaagcaggTCTTACCTGCTTCTTGCTGCTGCACCATGCAGCATGCCTCcgcattgtttatttttttttttaaaatcttttcttcttctgaaAAAACAGCATCCCTCCACACTATTCACTTtagtgaacaatattttttttaaaaaaaaatcagctaatatttttttaaaaaattaattaatttaacgtgaattaaatttattcgtactgtaatctcaattttattcctaataatattttacctaattttattacacgctcaaaaaatcatgaaaactataaTTCTTGTcggataatttttatatgtaatggaattatagataatttaatggaacaatattttttttttatatatataaagtatgatttatttcacgatgtaatagcaatagttaaatctacaatatttaaattaaaaaccataaatattaatatatattttttaaattattttataacttcaatttcaaaagcattcttaaccaaacacgttaaattattttttgttcaacctcaatttcaattacagttttaaccaaacatctattttttcaaactaacctcaactaaaaatattttttataaaataatttttttcaaaccacaaccacaataacTACCGTAATCCCAAACACATTCTAGAGATGATGTAGtggccttttctttctttgagtgGCAGCTCGAACTTCCGAGGCATGGCTGTGTTAGCTGTATAACTTGTTGATATATTCGTCTAGTAAAAAACAATGGATCTCGGTAACACTCTTCTCTAGCTATCATCTCCAATCTTTAATAATCAATCGAATCTGTTGTACGTGACTGGTGGAGATCGATGAcgtgcttggtttttttttatgctattgaaaataaatttaaaaaaataaaaatatatacttttaaataaaaaacacttcataaaaatagcattatatatatatatatattaaaaaaaacactgtaCAAGAATTGTAACACGAGGAGGGAATAGAAAGGACAATTATAAGCGCAAATTTGGTGTCGATTGCAATTTTTCTTCTCGAGAAAAACATGTCATTATGACTCTACTCTGCCCCTTCCATGCCACAAGAAGCGATAAATGTTCGACGACAAAAGCATTGATGAGAACATTTTGGCACCGAGCCTTGATCACTCCTTGTAAAGTATCTCGAAAGGAAATAAATGGCTATTCACACATCCTTCCGACCCATTGCCATCATTTTACGGGCTCGTCCGCTGATTTTTTCAACGACAAAAAGTCAGTCATGATATGTCGATGGCCATTCTCTCTCCTACGAAAAAAACTGGGGAATCTCTCGAACAGTAAAGGATACAATGAAGGAGCTGGGCAAAATGTAATCTTGTTCTTGTAACAAGGCAAAACAATACAGTCTTCATATGCTTTTCTTCTTAActcttatttttcaatcttcATCACTTGCATGCTATATAAGCGAGGTCTAGAGTTTACTTGGAAGTgtaattatgattgtttttttaaataattttttgtgttcaaatatatgttaattatatttttttatttttttaaaattatttttgatatcaataaattaaaattattttaaaaaactaaaaatatattaatttaaaattaataaaaaaataaaaatttttaaatttttttaaaaatatttttaaaacacataaataaagTAGATGTTGAAATTCCGAACCTTCATCCGAACGAGGCTGAAGCAGTATCGGTACCAGCAGGTGTTGCCCAGAGCAGTATCGGTACGGGACCGCGTGCACGCCTAGCCTGCTACTGGCGGGCCTGACATTAGACTTGACCTTTGAtgtatttctctcttctcttctcttttctttttttcatagaataatatttatcctattcatttacttttaatttcgaCATGGTTTTTAAatgttattgtgatttttttattttagttttaatagtttattttcaattgttatatatatgctatgaaaaaaaatactagtaaTGAGTTATTCgtgaaattttcatttaaattatttttttattcttaaaacttttaaatagattttgaatATGATTTACACTATTTTGTTCAcaacaaacacaaacaaattatcatttgagttttaataatttatttttcattgtcatatatatacatgctaTGAAGATAAGAACACCAGcaataaattattcatgaaaatttaattttaattatttttttattcttaaaatttttgagGGGGAACAAACTCTGCTGGGTGATTGTTCCCATATTCAAAGTAACCTCACATATTTATCTACGACAATAATTGATGTACAAGGCCCCACACACGCGCACACACACCCAACCTCAcgttgtttttttgtgtgtttttatttgCAGGGTCAGATAAAAGATAGCGTTGACTCACGCACGGGAAACAATGAGAGGTTTTCTTCTTACTCAGTTCACCTTTATGTATGTGAgcttatcacttttttttttttattattgattactTGTTTATAAcaaagtttattatataaatattaaaataaaattttatttttataatatataaaaagttcattagtatatatacttaatgtttacaagaaaaaaaaatatgtttttttaaaatagatcaATAAATGTTTTTGATTTAGATATCTTaacttaaaagaagaaaataacatcatttcaatatgaaaaaaaaaactatttaaaataatattttaaactttattaattaaaatatatataacttatatttacatgaattttttcctatttttttcatataaaatattaaaacctcaaattttttatttttttttttaggttgaccCCTTGTGACTTGAGACTCAATTTCTTCCACAGGTAAACCTCAAATCGAGttattaaatgttattataattttttatttgaatattaatttattttcaattgctATGTACTTCGTATGAAAAAATTCACTTATTTTCTAGTCTTGATAGGGTTATATGATACGCATTGGTAAAATACAGCGGCGTTTTGTTTCCCGtccttaaaattttgtttttcaattgcattattCTATGCATAAATTAATGCCAAATATGTCAAAATtcattaagaatataaaaaaaaaaaaaaagaaaaggatcaaAGTAGAAAACTCCACGAAATTAGGTGTACCACTCGGTGAGAAAAGTTAACTTTTGTCCTCCAACTCTTGAGTTAATATGTTTTCATtccctattttttaaaaattttactttaagcccacaattttattttttttagttcctgGTTTGTGAGATGTGAGAGTTAATCactaaatttcaattaaattgttttttgattggtgtcaaaacaaaaaaaaaagattttggatttaaataattcattttaatgagaaaagttatagtgttttttaactttaatataACCTGAAAAATGCCCCAGAGGAACGCGCATGGCCCGAGAGGACTAGGCGCACtgtcctttttaaaaaattgattgcaAAGTCAAAGCCGCCGTTTCTCATTAAAGTTTCAGGCAGTGTTTGGTAATgggttaaaattgagtttttaaaaaaatttaaattttttattttttactaaaatttaatacaatttatatatattggatcctttaatatattgatatcaaaaataatttttaaaaaataaaaaaaatcattgacatacatttcgacacaaaaaattatttgaaaagcaaccgctactacactgtcaaatatacttttaaatgatggttaaattttgaattttttttaatatactaaccaaaataaaataaaaaccattcaGAAAATCAATTATGTGATTGATGTCAATTTTTGCGTTAAGAAATTGAATAACACGAAGAGAAGTGAttgttgaagaattgataatTACAGTCCTTCGGACAACTTCtcccaagaaaaagaaaaagttaaaaatggCAGCAATAACccctctctgtgtttttttgtaGGGATAGGCAGTATTAGAAGGAATGGAACTGGGATCGTTGGATCAAGACAGGGACTCTAAAAAGAAAGGGGGTCCTCTAGTCAAGGAATAGGTTACAAAATTtcgttttccttttttataattggtttttccttttattaattgTAACAttctaagtattttttttaaaaaaacagaacttCCTAATTAacgtatattatattattatatcaagaataaaaaataatataattataattgtacCGTAAATATGGTCGGCCCCTTGCTCATCACAATGCCAAGTCAAACATTTACGAGAGAGGTTGCAATTTATGAAACCGGTAATCAAGGAAGAAATTTGCTAGTTATAGTAAATATGGTCGACCCCTTGCTTAAAAATAGTAAAGTTTGATAGTCGATCCTGAACCTATTTttaagcactttttttttttcctttttcttttcttttcactgtTTTTTGTCTTCATTTTGTCGTACTGAGGAATATTTACTGTCCTTTTTCTTAGTAATATGATATCATGTGGAATACTGTAGGAGTATTTAATATCGCGgttcaaatattatttataaatatatttatatttttcaaatattttttatcgttttaatatatttatatcaaaaataattttttgatttagtgTATTGGAATAaagtttggtttatttttaaaatagtttttttaagaaaataagaaaaattggaAATAATATGTGTttgaaatgaagattttatttcGTGTTCAaggatgtatttgtttttgggggttttttcaaaaaattattattttattt is part of the Populus alba chromosome 10, ASM523922v2, whole genome shotgun sequence genome and encodes:
- the LOC118043058 gene encoding uncharacterized protein isoform X1; protein product: MAVKITADLSFPEVGLPSSPFSGQRRLNANSKRGKVSVIRAIQIQEEAAAAGPTPTRYQARRTRRPQNIEGDFFVDHTCIDCDTCRWMAPQVFTRIGEMSAVFKQPTSGEERLKALQALLSCPTSSIHTEKPASDILQAQKTFPTPIDQQRIPGVYHCGYHSEKSYGAASFLIVHPEGNIIIDSPRYTERLARDIEMLGGARYMFLTHEDDVADHRKWSERLSCDRILHSGDVDNSTADVETKLQGSGPWNLGRDVQLIHTPGHTEGSVCLFYKPLKILFTGDHLLMTETGLSICERYNKCSVPMQIDSVLKLLEIDFNWIIPGHGRRVEFKDREEKDSILKAFVEENYSQCR
- the LOC118043058 gene encoding uncharacterized protein isoform X2; amino-acid sequence: MAVKITADLSFPEVGLPSSPFSGQRRLNANSKRGKVSVIRAIQIQEEAAAAGPTPTRYQARRTRRPQNIEGDFFVDHTCIDCDTCRWMAPQVFTRIGEMSAVFKQPTSGEERLKALQALLSCPTSSIHTEKPASDILQAQKTFPTPIDQQRIPGVYHCGYHSEKSYGAASFLIVHPEGNIIIDSPRYTERLARDIEMLGGARYMFLTHEDDVADHRKWSERLSCDRILHSGDVDNSTADVETKLQGSGPWNLGRDVQLIHTPGHTEGSVCLFYKPLKILFTGDHLLMTETGLSICERYNKCSVP